The Mastacembelus armatus chromosome 9, fMasArm1.2, whole genome shotgun sequence genome contains a region encoding:
- the LOC113138578 gene encoding nuclear factor 7, brain-like produces the protein MAEKITLVENFLSCHVCSETFRDPVSLSCNHSFCSSCLQQFWEQAKNKNCPICKRKSSKDFPRVNFALKGLADVFAGRQKTESSETEKVEVVCGKHQEEPKLFCVDEQRAVCPVCEFSLHHSHKVVPVEQAVSELKEQLESDLKSLQDKRLKSKQVEETYNDMVQPSKKLLLSTEKQIRAEFNKLHQFLKEEEESRLAALREEEEQKEETMSREMKRIQEQISSLSDSICAVEEQLQKDKVCFLSSYKATQTRARAQCSLSDPQLVSGALPDVAKHLGNLSFRVWEKMKDMVHFSPVILDPNTAAPWLHLSDDLTSVRWAPKQQLPDNPERNTNYADVLGSEGFSSGKHSWEVEVGDHPAWNVGLAKESVDRKGECPPSPKYGIWCLCHHSGKYSNGAGQTVPVKKSLQRIRVQLDYDRGEVSFYNTEDKTHIYTHRDMFTEKLFPYFSIGPAGDAKTTDIKICHSQIQGSGS, from the coding sequence ATGGCTGAGAAGATCACTCTTGTTGAAAATTTCCTGAGCTGCCATGTGTGTTCAGAGACTTTCAGAGATCCTGTGTCTCTGAGCTGCAACCACAGCTTCTGTTCAAGCTGCCTGCAACAATTCTGGGAacaagctaaaaacaaaaactgtcccatttgtaaaagaaaatctTCAAAGGATTTTCCACGTGTGAACTTTGCACTGAAGGGACTGGCTGACGTCTTTGCTGGGAGACAGAAAACTGAATCCTCTGAGACAGAAAAGGTGGAGGTGGTTTGTGGAAAACATCAAGAAGAGCCTAAATTATTCTGTGTGGACGAGCAGAGAGCTGTGTGTCCTGTCTGTGAGTTTTCTCTCCACCACAGTCACAAGGTGGTTCCTGTAGAACAAGCAGTCAGTGAGCTGAAGGAGCAGCTGGAGTCTGACTTAAAGTCTCTACAGGACAAGAGGCTCAAATCCAAACAAGTGGAGGAAACATACAATGACATGGTTCAACCCTCCAAGAAGCTGCTGTTGTCCACAGAGAAGCAGATCAGAGCAGAGTTCAACAAGCTCCACCAGTtcctgaaagaggaagaggagtccAGACTGGCAGctctgagggaggaagaggagcagaaggaggagactatgagcagagagatgaagaggatCCAGGAGCAGATCTCCTCTCTGTCAGACAGTATCTGTGCTGTTGAAGAACAGCTGCAGAAAGACAAGGTGTGTTTCCTCAGCAGTTATAAAGCCACTCAGACCAGAGCCAGAGCCCAGTGCTCACTGTCAGATCCACAGCTGGTCTCGGGAGCTCTGCCAGATGTGGCCAAACACCTGGGCAACCTCTCCTTCAGAGTCTGGGAGAAGATGAAGGACATGGTCCACTTCAGTCCTGTCATTCTGGACCCAAACACTGCAGCTCCCTGGCTCCATCTGTCTGATGATCTGACCAGTGTGAGGTGGGCACCaaagcagcagcttcctgacaATCCAGAGAGAAACACTAACTATGCCGATGTTCTGGGCTCTGAGGGCTTCAGCTCAGGGAAACACAGctgggaggtggaggtgggagaCCATCCTGCCTGGAATGTGGGTTTGGCTAAAGAATCAGTTGACAGGAAGGGAGAGTGTCCTCCTTCACCCAAATATGGAATCTGGTGTTTATGTCATCAcagtggaaaatacagtaatggTGCTGGTCAAACTGTCCCAGTGAAGAAGAGTCTCCAGAGGATCAGGGTCCAGTTGGACTATGACAGGGGGGAGGTGTCCTTCTACAATACTGAAGACAAGACTCACATCTACACTCACAGAGACATGTTCACTGAGAAACTCTTCCCATATTTCAGTATTGGACCTGCTGGTGATGCCAAAACCACTGATATCAAAATCTGTCACAGTCAGATTCAGGGAAGTGGAagttga
- the LOC113139175 gene encoding uncharacterized protein LOC113139175: protein MTGRPTASKSRIPCQLWMGQNDWSTASMPGPLASSHHLNLGLSSDQRPSLNHLQASSQSCMNSLSTLSSRNTTHHSSLYTASHISSSPSSTTLFTNTIPSASHSISFAQKTPHTSSGLLTANQGKTMPSPSLPQPNQGLQPCGPQHLPLLPPHSPYKALFQPTLTSQGLPNGHQDLPMSLPSCGHRASTSQTTFDGANLVSAGFAGYTQSYASTTSQEQPQWMPVSHCRGPIDKSVPDAAASGNNEPSQEENLIPPASNERRRSVLLQQRAQLLKQLAEMDKLLESVSQDDSSGGSSPHSSICDEVQQFMQKYKTHHFSSPSLDDSYQHEQTKTKDTQQVQQTAAESKTQSHFSVNYSSTASVNEQDETWNMQEEPLSVEEPQNDRNTSEDDSDPDYFPSSDDDVSDFQSDTNGDSLDESNHSNPSTSGDEKEEEQKKSSCENKSVSNLKTTCITYQKKFFEAIVLPSSNLKAQRVYDKRNYCAFCSQSLTKMARHFERVHSDKAEVAAALQYPKKSKERQKIWNKLIKQGNFAHNKDVLRTGKGHLAVRKRPKQPAQAKDFLHCLYCRGLYGKKALYRHMKKCPERTRNENERQIGRKSVVLQCLLDTLGDIGVSDGYKAILCGMIYDDVTQTIISDKIILQLGEQMFNQHGSDVNRHGYIRQNLRQLARLVLEAQQGTPLNNLEEFFYPSSFRHVVSAVNVLAGYDPECKTYSIPSLALKLGHQLQKACCIVEDNALKSGDASLAESAQKFLSMFQKKWNKLISSGALASLRETKLKKEKKVPFAQDVKRLSFHMENVHLLAEKKLRESPSTENYAALAKVILARTIVFNRRKPREVSSIQVTHFMSRIKSNVVDDMDISVSDFEKNMCGLFTRVDVPGNCGRMVPVLLKPSFVSAMELLVNTRETCGVPSENPFLFGRPRALSAYRGTECIQRYVKESGTQNPEAMTLRKIQKHYATMLQLMNLDKDEATKIFGLARVQTLQQNDDMQLEDVDIDMEGSQKKDRHKWEEAEVRAVERHMMRFIQGHRVPQKSDCIQCLQAEPRALRTRSWRGVKDYVRNRITTLKRQSGSFQGSSTNSHMPREVQSAHGAPADPDINVPAKSAKPVTKGSQKMDRHRWEEAEVRAVERHMMSFIQEHKVPQKHDCIHCLEAEPRALRSRSWRGVKDYVRNRITTLKRQSGSFQGSSTNSCTLMQVNSQPHTGHFQQLSL, encoded by the exons ATGACGGGCAGGCCAACAGCAAGTAAGAGCCGTATACCCTGCCAGTTGTGGATGGGCCAAAATGACTGGTCCACAGCTTCAATGCCAGGACCCCTCGCCAGCTCTCATCATCTCAACCTGGGCTTGTCTTCTGACCAGAGGCCCTCTCTCAACCACCTGCAGGCATCCAGTCAGAGCTGTATGAACAGCCTCAGCACTTTGTCATCCAGAAACACCACTCATCACTCTTCCCTGTACACAGCCTCGCACATTAGCAGCAGCCCATCATCCACCACACTGTTTACCAACACTATCCCGAGTGCCTCTCACTCTATTTCCTTTGCTCAGAAAACCCCTCACACTTCATCAGGGCTGCTGACTGCAAACCAAGGGAAAACTATGCCCTCACCATCGCTTCCTCAACCAAACCAAGGACTACAACCTTGTGGACCCCAACATTTACCACTTCTTCCACCCCATAGCCCATACAAAGCCTTGTTTCAACCGACATTAACCAGTCAGGGTTTACCAAATGGACATCAAGATCTACCCATGAGCCTGCCATCATGTGGACACCGTGCAAGTACATCTCAGACTACTTTTGATGGAGCCAACCTTGTATCTGCTGGTTTTGCTGGATACACGCAGAGCTATGCCTCAACCACCTCTCAGGAGCAGCCTCAGTGGATGCCTGTTTCACACTGCAGGG GACCTATAGACAAGTCTGTCCCTGATGCAGCTGCTTCTGGTAACAATGAGCCATCACAGGAGGAGAACCTCATTCCCCCG GCCAGTAATGAGAGACGGCGTTCAGTACTTCTACAACAGCGTGCACAACTTCTTAAACAACTCGCAGAGATGGATAAACTT CTGGAATCCGTATCCCAAGATGACAGCAGCGGTGGGTCGTCTCCTCACAGTTCAATTTGTGATGAAGTGCAGCAGttcatgcaaaaatataaaacgcaccatttttcctctccatcacTGGATGATTCATATCAGCATGAACAAACTAAGACCAAGGACACACAGCAAGttcagcagactgcagcagagTCAAAG acACAGTCCCATTTTTCAGTGAATTATTCATCAACTGCATCTGTTAATGAACAAGATGAGACTTGGAATATGCAGGAGGAGCCATTGTCAGTAGAAGAACCACAG aatgACAGAAATACCTCAGAGGATGATAGTGACCCTGATTACTTTCCCAGCAGTGACGATGATGTTTCTGATTTCCAGTCTGACACGAATGGAGACTCTTTAGATGAATCCAATCACAGCAACCCCTCAACCTCTGGCgatgaaaaggaggaagaacaaaaaaaatcttcGTGTGAGAACAAAAGTGTCAGTAATCTAAAAACGACCTGTATAACATATCAGAAAAAGTTCTTTGAAGCTATAGTATTGCCATCTTCAAATTTGAAAGCACAACGTGTTTACGACAAGAGAAATTACTGTGCGTTTTGCTCACAGTCACTAACTAAAATGGCCCGACATTTTGAGAGAGTCCACAGTGACAAAGCAGAGGTTGCAGCTGCTTTACAGTATCCCAAAAAATCCAAAGAACGACAAAAGATATGgaacaaattaataaaacaaggAAACTTTGCACATAATAAAGATGTTCTGAGAACTGGGAAGGGGCACCTTGCAGTCCGAAAGAGACCAAAACAACCTGCACAAGCCAAAGACTTTCTTCATTGTCTTTATTGCCGAGGTCTTTATGGGAAGAAAGCTTTGTACAGACATATGAAGAAATGCCCAGAGAGAACTCGGAATGAAAATGAACGACAGATTGGAAGAAAGAGCGTTGTATTGCAGTGTCTGCTTGACACTTTAGGAGACATTGGAGTAAGTGATGGTTATAAGGCCATTCTTTGTGGAATGATATATGATGATGTGACACAAACTATTATTAGTGACAAGATTATTTTGCAGCTTGGAGAGCAAATGTTCAATCAGCACGGGTCTGATGTGAACAGACATGGGTATATAAGACAGAACCTTCGTCAGTTAGCAAGACTTGTGCTCGAAGCTCAACAAGGAACCCCTCTGAACAACCTGGAGGAATTCTTTTACCCCTCAAGCTTCCGACATGTGGTGTCTGCGGTGAATGTCCTGGCAGGCTATGACCCAGAATGCAAAACGTACAGCATTCCTTCACTGGCCCTCAAGCTTGGTCACCAGCTACAGAAGGCCTGTTGTATCGTTGAGGACAATGCACTGAAATCCGGTGATGCAAGTTTGGCAGAGTCTGCGCAAAAATTCCTCTCTATGTTCCAGAAGAAATGGAATAAGCTCATTTCTTCTGGTGCATTAGCATCTCTCAGagaaacaaaattgaaaaaggaaaagaaggtgCCTTTTGCTCAAGATGTGAAGCGCTTGAGTTTCCACATGGAGAATGTTCATCTCCTTGCTGAGAAAAAACTCAGAGAGAGTCCTTCTACAGAAAACTACGCTGCTCTGGCCAAGGTAATACTTGCTCGGACAATCGTTTTTAACAGGAGGAAGCCCAGAGAGGTATCATCGATTCAAGTAACACATTTTATGTCACGAATAAAGTCAAACGTAGTTGATGACATGGACATATCTGTCTcagattttgaaaaaaacatgtgtGGCTTATTCACTAGAGTCGATGTACCAGGGAACTGTGGTAGAATGGTCCCAGTTTTACTAAAACCCTCCTTTGTGTCAGCCATGGAACTTCTTGTAAACACTCGTGAGACATGTGGGGTCCCAAGTGAGAATCCCTTCCTGTTCGGACGACCAAGGGCACTGTCCGCCTACAGGGGGACAGAGTGCATCCAAAGGTATGTCAAAGAATCTGGCACTCAAAACCCTGAAGCAATGACACTGAGAAAGATCCAGAAGCATTACGCAACAATGCTACAGCTGATGAACCTGGATAAAGATGAGGCTACCAAAATCTTTGGCCTTGCTCGAGTTCAAACCCTGCAACAGAACGATGACATGCAGCTTGAAGATGTGGACATAGACATGGAag GCTcacaaaagaaagacagacataAATGGGAGGAAGCAGAAGTCCGTGCTGTAGAAAGACACATGATGCGTTTCATTCAAGGACACAGGGTCCCTCAGAAAAGCGACTGCATCCAGTGTCTCCAGGCTGAACCAAGAGCTCTGAGGACCCGTTCATGGAGGGGTGTAAAGGACTACGTCAGAAACAGGATCACAACTCTAAAAAGGCAGAGTGGCTCTTTCCAGGGTTCATCCACAAACAGTCACATGCCCAGGGAAGTGCAGTCAGCACATGGAGCACCAGCAGATCCTGATATCAATGTACCTGCAAAGTCTGCCAAACCTGTGACAAAAG gcTCCCAGAAAATGGACAGACATAGGTGGGAGGAAGCAGAAGTTCGTGCTGTAGAAAGACACATGATGTCTTTCATTCAAGAACACAAGGTGCCTCAGAAGCATGACTGCATCCATTGTCTCGAGGCTGAACCAAGAGCTCTGAGGTCCCGTTCATGGAGGGGTGTAAAGGACTACGTCAGAAACAGGATCACAACTCTAAAAAGGCAGAGTGGCTCTTTCCAGGGTTCATCCACAAACAGTTGCACGCTAATGCAAGTGAACTCACAGCCACATACAGGACATTTTCAGCAGTTGTCTCTGTAA